Part of the Paenarthrobacter sp. JL.01a genome is shown below.
GTGTTCACCCCACCCGGCGGAGACCACCGCAGTCGTCAGCGATGTCCTGGGCAAGCGGGCTGACCTCGAACTGCTCGACTCCGGGCAGGCGCTGGACCATGTCAGCCTCACCGGCAACCTTGGCGCAGGACATGAGCACACTGCCCAGCTGTGGCCGCACATTCACCAAACGGATGCCATGTTCATGGCCATCATCCGCAAGAAGCCGTAGCTGCACGTTCCGGGCCGCAGCGGAACCCCGCTGCGGCCACACCACCAAACCGACCCGAAGGGGCTGCCTTGTCTCAGTGCTTTATCAACCCGAGCATCCTGTCTGCGGACTTCGTCAACCTTGAGGCAGAACTGCAGCGCATCGGCAACGCCGATGCCGTCCACGTGGATGTCATGGATAACCACTTCGTGCCCAACCTGACGCTCGGTTTGCCGGTAGTACAACGAATTCAGGCGGTCAGCCCGGTTCCGCTTGATGCGCATCTGATGATTTCCGACGCCGACCGCTGGGCACCTGCCTACGCGGACGCCGGCGTCGCGTCAGTGACGTTCCACGCTGAAGCGGCGATGGCACCGGTCAAGCTGGCCCGCGAATTGCGCGCGCGGGGATCCAAGGCTGGTATGGCTTTGCGGCCGGCCACGCCGGTGGAGCCGTACCTGGACATGCTCAGCGAACTGGACATGCTCTTGATCATGACCGTTGAACCCGGCTTCGGCGGCCAATCCTTCCTGGACATCACCTTGCCCAAGATCCGGCGGGCCCGGGCGGCAGTTGAAGGCTCCGGCATTGGCGTGGCGATCCAGGTCGATGGGGGGATCACGGAGGAAACCATCGTCAGGGCTGCAGAAGCGGGCGCCAACGTCTTCGTAGCGGGCTCGGCGGTCTATGGCCACGAGGACCCGGCTGCGGCGATCGAGCGCCTGCGTACTGCAGGGCAAGCCGCTGCAGTGGCAAAGGCCTGAGGGTGCCCACTGGATGTTACGAAGATGGCCGGGAATAGCCTGGCCATCTTCGTAGTTGTGGCACAATAACAACACACATACGTGCTCCGGGGTCGGTGTAAGTCCGAACCGGCGGTCATAGTCCGCGACCCGCGAGCCACTGATTTCCTGGGTGATCAGGACGCCGGTGGCAGACGGTTGAACCGGTGGAATTCCGGTACCGACAGTTAAAGTCTGGATGGGAGAAGCACGTACAGTCATGCCATGGGCGTTCCTTCTGCGACGCCCGGTATTGCGCTGTCGTACACCCCCGGAGTCATCGCGGCTTACTGGGAAGGAACGGCATGGACTTTCTGCGATGGCTCTTCGAAGCACAGATTCCCGTTGGGGGATCTGCCCTTGTCTTACGCGAAGTGCTTGGAAACATCTTTGGGTTGCTCAGCGCCCTCGGCGGAATGCGCCGGAAAGTCTGGGCCTGGCCCATCGGCATCGTCGGCAACATCCTCTTGCTGACCGTTTTCCTCGGCAATATATTCGGTGCCGCCGCGCCCGCCACCCTCTGGGGGCAGGCCGGACGGCAAGTAATGTTCATCGCAGTTGCGGTCTACGGCTGGTACCGGTGGCAGCAAGGCCGTGAAACGAGCAGCCAGGGCCGTGCAGTGATCCCCGGCTGGGCCTCGAACAAAGTGCGTTTGGCACTGATCGGCGCAATGATCGCCGGGACCGCAGCCCTCACACCCCTGTTTGACACTTTGGGTTCCTACCCGCCCGTCTGGGCCGACGCCTGGACCTTCATGGGCTCGCTCCTGGCGACCTACGGCATGGCGCGCGGGTGGACCGAATTCTGGCTGATCTGGGTCGCGGTGGACATCGTCGGAGTGCCTTTGCTGTTCAGTGCCGGTTACTACGCCAGTGCTGTCATGTACCTCTTCTATGGTTTCTTTACGCTGGCAGGATTCTTTGTCTGGTGGTGGGCCGAAAAGCGTGAGCGCGGCGCCGTTCAATCTGTTCCCGTTGCCGCAGGAGTTGCGCGATGACGCAGCAGGGCGCCTTTGCGCCGACTGAAGAGGCAGCGATGGATGCCGCCCTGGCGGCCGCGCTGGCTGGTCCCCGGGGAGCCAACCCGCTGGTCGGAGCTGTCATTCTTAGCCCGGAAGGCGAGCAACTGGCCACTGGATACCACCGGGGTGCAGGAACTGCGCATGCGGAGGCCGACGCGATTTCCGAAGCTCGGCGCCAAGGACTCGACACCAAAGGCACCACCATGGTGGTCACTCTGGAGCCCTGCAACCACGTGGGCCGGACAGGACCCTGCGCCCAGGCAATCATCGCGGCCGGCATCGCGAAGGTGATTTACGCCGTCGACGATCCACATGACCCGGCCGCCGGCGGGGCCAGGACCCTGCGCGCGGCGGGCATAGATGTCACGTCCGGACTCGGCTTCGAAGAATCACTCGAGCTGAACCGGGAATGGTTCGACGCCGTTGCCGCCAAACGCCCCTTCGTCACCTTGCACATAGCCCAGACCCTGGACAGCCGCATCGCTGCCGTCGACGGCACCAGCCAGTGGATCTCCAGTGCCGAATCGCTGGAAGACAACCACTCACTGCGACGCCTTATCGACGCGATCCTCGTGGGGACCGGAACAGTCCTCATAGACAACCCGCGGTTGACGGCCCGAACACCGGATGGTGAACTTGCGCAGCGTCAGCCCATCAGGGCCGTCATGGGCCTGAGGAATGTTCCGGAACAAGCGGCGGTTCGCGGGACGGACGGCCGTTTCCGGCACCTGCCAACCAGGGATCCAGGCGAGGCGCTCGGCATGCTTTTCGATGAAGGTGTCCGGCACGTGATGGTCGAAGGGGGCTCGAGCATTTTGAGTACTTTCCTTGCCGCCGGGCTGGTGGACGAGCTGATCGTCTATCTGGCGCCGACCTTGCTGGGGTCAGGGACTCCGGCCCTGAACGACCTCGGCATAGGCACACTCGCCGATGCCCAGCATTGGGAATGGGACGCAGCCTCCGGGGGATCGGTCCGCACTCTGGGCAATGACCTTCGGCTGCATCTTCGCCCCGCCGGACGCACTTCCAACACACCACAGAATTCGATTCCGCAGACGCGTGTGGCCTCACACAGTGAAGCTGCGGAATATGTCACAGGAGGACACTGATGTTTACCGGAATCGTTGCAGAACAAGGCACAGTCCTTGGCATTGAGCACGACGGCGATGCCAGCGCGACCTTGCGGTTGAAGGCACCCACCACCTCGGGTGACCTGCCCTTGGGCGGCTCCATTGCCGTCAACGGGGTCTGCCTCACGGCCACCGGCATCGATGGCCAGGAGTTCAGCGTGGACGTCATGGGCGAAACCCTGGTCCGCACCACGATCGGGGAGTTGGCGGCGGGGGACACCGTGAACCTCGAACGCTGTGTTCCTGCTGGCGGTCGGCTGGACGGCCACGTCGTCCAGGGGCACGTGGATGGCGTAGGAGAACTCCTCGAACGCGAAGCGTTGGGCAACTGGGACCGCCTGCGGTTCGGCGTACCGGCCCCGCTGGCTCGGTACATCGCCGAGAAGGGATCGATCGCCGTCGACGGTGTTTCGCTGACCGTGACGGCCGTCAGCGCGGCGTCCGAAGCGGAACCGTGGTTCGAGGTCGGCCTTATTCCCACCACACTGGAAGAGACCGGACTGGGGGCGAAGGCAGTAGGTGGCCGCGTCAACCTGGAAGTGGATGTCCTGGCGAAATACACCGAGCGCCTTTTGTCGTTCGCTCCGCAGCATGGAGGCAACTGATGAGCGCGCCCACCAAGCCGCAGCCAGCTACGGCACAGCGTCCCGGCCTTGATCCCGTGGAATCAGCCATCGCCGCGATGGCAGCCGGTAAGGCCGTGATCGTGGTAGACAACGAGGACAGGGAAAACGAAGGCGACATCATTTTTGCCGCCGAACACGCCACTCCCGCCCTGATGGGTTGGACCATCCGGTATTCCTCCGGCGTCATCTGCGTCCCTTTGGAAGGGGAGAGGGCTGATGCCCTGATTCTGCCTCCCATGGTCGAAATAAACCAAGATGCTAAGGGTACTGCCTATACTGTTTCCTGTGACGCTGCGATAGGAGTCAGCACGGGAATTTCCGCCACGGACCGGGCCTTGACGGCTCGAATCCTGGCAGATCCCGCCAGTACTCCGGCGTCACTCACCCGTCCTGGGCATATTTTTCCGCTGCGGGCCGTTAAGGGGGGAGTGCGAGAACGTCCGGGACACACGGAAGCTGCCGTGGACTTGTGTCGCCTGGCCGGGCTCGCCCCGGTGGGTGTTATCGCAGAGTTGGTACATGACGACGGTGAAATGATGCGCTTGGACAGCCTGCGCGGGTTCGCCGCCGAACATGGATGCCCCCTCATCTCCATCGAGGACCTGGTGTCTTATGTTGAGGCGGTGGATTCCCAGGGAGCGCATCGGGTAGACGAGGAGAAGCGATGACCGCATCGACAGCACACAGCAGTGAGCACACGGACTCCGGGCCGCACCCGGTGAGCGGTGGACCCATCGTCCAGCTGCCCACGGCCTATGGCGATTTCGTGGCGCAGGCGTGGACGGACCATGTCACGGGAGTTGAACATCTCGCTGTCAGTTCACCCAACGCGCCCAAGGGAGGCCAGGCTCCTCTGGTCCGCCTGCACTCGGAATGCCTCACGGGCGATGTCTTCGGTTCCTACCGCTGCGATTGCGGTGAGCAGCTTGCCTTCGCGCTGGAACTCATCCACAAGGAAGGCGGGACGCTGCTTTACCTGCGGGGACAGGAAGGCCGCGGGATCGGCCTGGCCAACAAGATCAAGGCCTACGCGCTGCAGGAAGCCGGGTTCGATACCGTTGAGGCCAATGAACAACTGGGCCTGCCGGTCGACGCGCGCTCCTATGACGCGGCCGGGCAGATCCTTTCCGAGATGGGGCTCCACGAAGTCCGTTTGTTGAGCAACAACCCGGACAAGCAGCACCGTCTTGCCAAGGCAGGGGTGACTGTCGTGGAGATGGTGCCCACCGAGGTGCCGTCCCGGGAGCAGAACCTCCGGTACCTGCAGACCAAGAAGGACCGGATGGACCACCTGCTGACCCTCGAAGTCGAGCCGGTCAGCAACGGCAAGAAACCAGCTTCACCCAAGATTTTCAACAGCAACCAAGACTGAACGGATCCACAGCACACCATGAGCGGACACGGCGCGCCCACTATTGACCTCACTACCCTCAACCCCGAGGAGACCTCGCAGCTCAAGCTCGCCATCGTGGCGGCAAGCTGGCACACCCAGATCATGGACGGCCTGGTGGACGGTGCCCTGCGTGCAGCCAAGGAAGCGGGCATCACGGAACCCACGCTGTTGCGGGTTCCGGGCAGCTTCGAACTCCCGGTCGCCGCTGCCAGGCTGGCACCGCACTTTGATGCCGTCGTGGCCCTGGGCGTCGTTATCCGCGGCGGAACCCCGCACTTTGACTACGTCTGCCAGGCCGCGACGTCGGGACTTACCGATGTCAGTGTCCGCACCGGCGTGCCGGTGGGCTTCGGCGTACTCACCTGCGACACCGAACAGCAGGGCCTGGACCGGGCCGGCCTTCCCGGATCCCAGGAAGACAAAGGCCACGAGGCAGTCACAGCCGCCTTGGCCACTGCCGTGACGCTCAAGCACTTCAGCTAAGGGTTCACTGCTTCAGCTAAGCGTGTACGAAGGGGATGTGGGTGTGTGTTCACTCACATCCCCTTCGTCATGCAACGCCCCAACGAGCGGCGTCGGCCCAGGAGCAAGTAGTCTGGAGGGCGTGAAGAATTTCGAGACGCTGTTCGCAGAACTGAGTGAGAAAGCAGCGACCCGCCCGGCAGGCTCGCGCACGGTAGCCGAGCTGGACTCCGGAATCCACGGCATCGGCAAAAAGGTGGTCGAAGAGGCCGCTGAAGTCTGGATGGCCGCGGAGTATGAATCGGACGAGGCTGCTGCTGAGGAAATCTCCCAGCTCCTGTACCACTTGCAGGTCCTCATGCTTGCCAAGGGCCTCAGCCTGGAAGACGTTTACAAGCATCTCTAGCCACGCCACTCCGCCTGCCCCCAGGCGGAGCCAGCCGCGTGGCCGAAGTGCCTGAAACCTCCATTCCAAACAGAAAGTCTCCCCAAATGCTCCGTGTAGCAGTCCCCAACAAGGGATCCCTGTCCGAAGCCGCCTCCGCAATGCTGTCCGAGGCCGGATACCGCCAGCGCCGCGACTCCCGCGAACTGGTGATGGTTGATCCCGACAACGACATCGAATTCTTCTTCCTCCGTCCCCGTGACATCGCCGTGTATGTAGGCCAGGGAACCCTGGATGTCGGCATCACCGGCAGGGACCTCCTGCTTGATGCGAAGGTCGAAGCCGAAGAACTGCTTCCCCTTGGTTTTGCGCCCTCGACCTTCCGCTTCGCCGGCCCTGTTGGCGACTTCACCGGCGTCGAGCAGCTTGAAGGCAAGCGCCTGGCCACCAGCTACGACGGCCTCCTGCGCGACTACCTGGCCGAGCGTGGCGTCAACGCCAAGGTGGTCCGACTGGACGGCGCCGTGGAGTCCTCCGTCCGCCTCGGCGTAGCGGATGCCATCGCGGACGTGGTGGAAACCGGCAACACCCTCAAGGCCGCCGGCATGGAAATTTTCGGTGACCCCATCCTGAAGTCCGAGGCCGTCTTGATCCGCCGGTCGGGCTCCGGTGGCGCCGCAAACGGGACGGCCAAGGAAATCGATATCCTCATCCGCCGCCTCCAGGGTGTCCTGGTGGCGCGGCAGTACGTTTTGATGGACTATGACATCCGCAAGGACCTGGTCGAAGACGCCGCAGCACTGACTCCCGGCCTCGAGTCGCCCACGGTTTCCCCGCTGCGTGATTCCGACTGGGTGGCCGTGCGTTCCATGGTTCCCAAGAAGGAAACGAACCGCATCATGGACGAACTGTACGACCTCGGCGCCCGTGCCATCCTGGTCAGCAGCATCCACGCCTGCCGGATCTGACCCACGCACTGATCAACTGGAGCCAGCAGAACTGAGGAGCAGCACATGGCTGTAGCCGTACGCGTCATCCCATGCCTGGATGTGGACGCCGGTCGCGTCGTCAAGGGCGTCAACTTTGAAGGCCTTCGGGACGCCGGGGACCCGGTGGAACTTGCCCACCGATATGACAACGGCGGGGCAGACGAACTGACGTTCCTGGACGTCACTGCCTCATCCGGAAACCGTGAAACCACGTTCGACGTCGTTCGCCGCACCGCGGAAGAAGTGTTCATTCCCCTCACGGTGGGTGGAGGCGTCCGTGGCGTGGCCGAGGTCGACAAGCTCCTGCGCTTCGGTGCAGACAAG
Proteins encoded:
- the ribA gene encoding GTP cyclohydrolase II → MTASTAHSSEHTDSGPHPVSGGPIVQLPTAYGDFVAQAWTDHVTGVEHLAVSSPNAPKGGQAPLVRLHSECLTGDVFGSYRCDCGEQLAFALELIHKEGGTLLYLRGQEGRGIGLANKIKAYALQEAGFDTVEANEQLGLPVDARSYDAAGQILSEMGLHEVRLLSNNPDKQHRLAKAGVTVVEMVPTEVPSREQNLRYLQTKKDRMDHLLTLEVEPVSNGKKPASPKIFNSNQD
- the ribD gene encoding bifunctional diaminohydroxyphosphoribosylaminopyrimidine deaminase/5-amino-6-(5-phosphoribosylamino)uracil reductase RibD, translated to MTQQGAFAPTEEAAMDAALAAALAGPRGANPLVGAVILSPEGEQLATGYHRGAGTAHAEADAISEARRQGLDTKGTTMVVTLEPCNHVGRTGPCAQAIIAAGIAKVIYAVDDPHDPAAGGARTLRAAGIDVTSGLGFEESLELNREWFDAVAAKRPFVTLHIAQTLDSRIAAVDGTSQWISSAESLEDNHSLRRLIDAILVGTGTVLIDNPRLTARTPDGELAQRQPIRAVMGLRNVPEQAAVRGTDGRFRHLPTRDPGEALGMLFDEGVRHVMVEGGSSILSTFLAAGLVDELIVYLAPTLLGSGTPALNDLGIGTLADAQHWEWDAASGGSVRTLGNDLRLHLRPAGRTSNTPQNSIPQTRVASHSEAAEYVTGGH
- the ribB gene encoding 3,4-dihydroxy-2-butanone-4-phosphate synthase, coding for MSAPTKPQPATAQRPGLDPVESAIAAMAAGKAVIVVDNEDRENEGDIIFAAEHATPALMGWTIRYSSGVICVPLEGERADALILPPMVEINQDAKGTAYTVSCDAAIGVSTGISATDRALTARILADPASTPASLTRPGHIFPLRAVKGGVRERPGHTEAAVDLCRLAGLAPVGVIAELVHDDGEMMRLDSLRGFAAEHGCPLISIEDLVSYVEAVDSQGAHRVDEEKR
- the rpe gene encoding ribulose-phosphate 3-epimerase; this translates as MSQCFINPSILSADFVNLEAELQRIGNADAVHVDVMDNHFVPNLTLGLPVVQRIQAVSPVPLDAHLMISDADRWAPAYADAGVASVTFHAEAAMAPVKLARELRARGSKAGMALRPATPVEPYLDMLSELDMLLIMTVEPGFGGQSFLDITLPKIRRARAAVEGSGIGVAIQVDGGITEETIVRAAEAGANVFVAGSAVYGHEDPAAAIERLRTAGQAAAVAKA
- the hisG gene encoding ATP phosphoribosyltransferase → MLRVAVPNKGSLSEAASAMLSEAGYRQRRDSRELVMVDPDNDIEFFFLRPRDIAVYVGQGTLDVGITGRDLLLDAKVEAEELLPLGFAPSTFRFAGPVGDFTGVEQLEGKRLATSYDGLLRDYLAERGVNAKVVRLDGAVESSVRLGVADAIADVVETGNTLKAAGMEIFGDPILKSEAVLIRRSGSGGAANGTAKEIDILIRRLQGVLVARQYVLMDYDIRKDLVEDAAALTPGLESPTVSPLRDSDWVAVRSMVPKKETNRIMDELYDLGARAILVSSIHACRI
- the ribH gene encoding 6,7-dimethyl-8-ribityllumazine synthase; this translates as MSGHGAPTIDLTTLNPEETSQLKLAIVAASWHTQIMDGLVDGALRAAKEAGITEPTLLRVPGSFELPVAAARLAPHFDAVVALGVVIRGGTPHFDYVCQAATSGLTDVSVRTGVPVGFGVLTCDTEQQGLDRAGLPGSQEDKGHEAVTAALATAVTLKHFS
- a CDS encoding riboflavin synthase, translating into MFTGIVAEQGTVLGIEHDGDASATLRLKAPTTSGDLPLGGSIAVNGVCLTATGIDGQEFSVDVMGETLVRTTIGELAAGDTVNLERCVPAGGRLDGHVVQGHVDGVGELLEREALGNWDRLRFGVPAPLARYIAEKGSIAVDGVSLTVTAVSAASEAEPWFEVGLIPTTLEETGLGAKAVGGRVNLEVDVLAKYTERLLSFAPQHGGN
- a CDS encoding phosphoribosyl-ATP diphosphatase produces the protein MKNFETLFAELSEKAATRPAGSRTVAELDSGIHGIGKKVVEEAAEVWMAAEYESDEAAAEEISQLLYHLQVLMLAKGLSLEDVYKHL
- the pnuC gene encoding nicotinamide riboside transporter PnuC codes for the protein MDFLRWLFEAQIPVGGSALVLREVLGNIFGLLSALGGMRRKVWAWPIGIVGNILLLTVFLGNIFGAAAPATLWGQAGRQVMFIAVAVYGWYRWQQGRETSSQGRAVIPGWASNKVRLALIGAMIAGTAALTPLFDTLGSYPPVWADAWTFMGSLLATYGMARGWTEFWLIWVAVDIVGVPLLFSAGYYASAVMYLFYGFFTLAGFFVWWWAEKRERGAVQSVPVAAGVAR